The Streptomyces sp. NBC_01551 genome window below encodes:
- a CDS encoding type I-E CRISPR-associated protein Cse1/CasA, with translation MTGERVERSLTGLLEDADGLRAVDDTTPGATVALLEYLLAICYASGTYPATDTEWQDWVEQGHSLAEAAKWLAEQPDGEWDLFHPTEPLGQNALLAPFLDRHGAGPAQLVIERVGDYNQFFDHHHLEHPTPLPAAEAFRAMLTQHVYAPAGRARISGKETLGPTITNLAIGRLSSRIRVVALGSTLGETLRLNLTPCADGPGEFNRSWTAGTTERRGFRTKPDGRPVSGPADLHSHLGRSILMRPAALPGTGAGTGTGTGAGAGAKEPAVDRVLVGAGELLALRRPQLQDVVYASTAEGKTKPLWASASRAFWRDAHALYAAVKDARRPDDARQSVNLYERLARFPGPDDPHGPDSPPVRGIKLWAVGLVAKQTTAITWVSGVYPFAPGLGATLHRASKGGSEIAEYVATSLGKAAYAAWEIAYPNPKPSDKAGQIARFDVRWQHWEAAEDPFNLLLERTASGEQVDECLLDYASTLASNAAEFLAKSLDSLPRNSRGFQARAAARRRFESELASRKAPAQLQGEDA, from the coding sequence ATCTGCTACGCGTCGGGCACCTATCCGGCCACGGACACGGAGTGGCAGGACTGGGTGGAGCAGGGGCACTCGCTCGCTGAAGCCGCCAAGTGGCTCGCCGAGCAGCCCGACGGCGAGTGGGACCTCTTCCACCCCACCGAACCGCTCGGCCAGAACGCGCTCCTCGCCCCCTTCCTCGACCGGCACGGGGCAGGACCGGCCCAGCTGGTCATCGAGCGCGTCGGCGATTACAACCAGTTCTTCGACCACCACCACCTGGAGCACCCGACCCCGTTGCCCGCGGCCGAGGCGTTCCGGGCCATGCTCACCCAGCACGTGTACGCGCCCGCCGGGCGGGCGAGGATCTCCGGCAAGGAGACCCTCGGCCCCACGATCACCAATCTCGCCATCGGCCGCCTCAGCAGCCGCATCCGGGTCGTCGCGCTCGGCTCCACGCTCGGTGAGACCCTGCGGCTCAACCTCACGCCGTGTGCCGACGGACCGGGCGAGTTCAACCGCTCCTGGACCGCGGGAACGACGGAGCGCCGCGGCTTCCGCACGAAGCCGGACGGCCGGCCCGTGAGCGGTCCGGCGGACCTGCACAGCCACCTCGGCCGATCCATCCTGATGCGTCCGGCCGCTCTACCCGGGACCGGGGCCGGAACCGGGACCGGGACCGGAGCCGGAGCCGGAGCCAAGGAACCCGCCGTCGACCGGGTGCTCGTCGGCGCCGGCGAGCTGCTCGCGCTCCGGCGCCCCCAGCTCCAGGACGTCGTCTACGCCAGCACGGCCGAGGGCAAGACGAAACCCCTCTGGGCATCGGCGTCCCGCGCCTTCTGGCGCGACGCGCACGCGCTGTACGCCGCGGTCAAGGACGCGCGGCGGCCGGACGACGCCCGCCAGAGCGTGAACCTCTACGAGAGGCTGGCCCGGTTCCCGGGTCCGGACGACCCCCACGGCCCGGACAGCCCGCCCGTGCGCGGAATCAAGCTGTGGGCGGTGGGTCTCGTCGCCAAGCAGACCACGGCCATCACCTGGGTCTCGGGCGTCTACCCCTTCGCCCCGGGCCTGGGCGCGACGCTGCACCGCGCGTCGAAGGGGGGTTCGGAGATCGCCGAGTACGTCGCGACGAGCCTGGGCAAGGCCGCCTACGCGGCGTGGGAGATCGCCTATCCGAACCCGAAGCCGTCCGACAAGGCCGGCCAGATCGCCCGCTTCGACGTCCGGTGGCAGCACTGGGAGGCGGCCGAGGACCCGTTCAACCTCCTGCTGGAGAGGACGGCCTCGGGCGAGCAGGTCGACGAGTGCCTCCTCGACTACGCCTCCACACTCGCCTCAAACGCCGCCGAGTTCCTCGCCAAGAGCCTCGACTCGCTCCCGAGGAACTCCCGGGGTTTCCAGGCCCGCGCCGCGGCACGCCGGCGATTCGAGAGCGAGCTGGCGAGCCGAAAGGCTCCCGCCCAACTTCAAGGGGAGGACGCATGA
- the casB gene encoding type I-E CRISPR-associated protein Cse2/CasB produces the protein MSTEANTSYEEPGGAPASDGEAGAHHAWEAAEPSERLTAWLTSLVRNREYGQLADLRRPRVRTNTHIRAGWFDPEQREVFEQVAFLFALYHRGTSKPSYGVGSLGAATRRIGSAVGRGPKDPGAVRLIDRIVSSRRIPWRHLQHAVARLRSCDQAPPSWTRLAEDLSRWNDRKAGIADQWAVDFHAPPIPSRAAGKSAKTADTTQKGTTK, from the coding sequence ATGAGCACGGAGGCCAACACCTCCTACGAGGAACCGGGCGGAGCGCCCGCGTCCGACGGCGAAGCAGGTGCCCACCACGCGTGGGAGGCAGCCGAACCCAGCGAGCGCCTGACGGCCTGGCTCACCTCGCTCGTGCGCAACCGGGAGTACGGGCAGCTCGCGGACCTGCGCCGGCCGCGCGTACGGACGAACACCCACATCCGGGCCGGCTGGTTCGACCCGGAACAGCGCGAGGTGTTCGAGCAGGTGGCTTTCCTGTTCGCCCTCTACCACCGCGGCACCTCCAAGCCCTCCTACGGTGTCGGCAGTCTCGGTGCGGCGACGCGCAGGATCGGCAGCGCTGTCGGCCGCGGCCCCAAGGACCCCGGAGCCGTCCGTCTGATCGACCGGATCGTCTCCAGCCGCCGCATCCCCTGGCGCCATCTCCAGCACGCGGTCGCCCGACTGCGCTCCTGTGATCAGGCCCCGCCGTCCTGGACGAGGCTCGCGGAGGACCTCAGCCGGTGGAACGACCGCAAGGCCGGGATCGCCGACCAGTGGGCCGTGGACTTCCACGCGCCGCCCATCCCGTCCCGCGCCGCCGGGAAGAGCGCAAAGACCGCCGACACCACCCAGAAGGGCACCACCAAGTGA
- a CDS encoding type I-E CRISPR-associated protein Cas7/Cse4/CasC: MTTAASFTGSPFLSLHLLETLVAVLPVRDENGSPKSIVYGGAERHLITSQARRRAERVHARDRANAGVGALVGRTTGTRTREWAMITARALVSEHGWDMAEAVPTARAVIEATGLKFGDPAKRTVANLTKVLLYAPSDAGVRIAAHIAEQDEKIRSWTASYVAAQAATAKPKRGAKKAAETADPGMTEPAEGSADAKSLPPLPAETRAAVLIALAPRDAIDIALYGRFLAEIADSPNVDGAVQSSHAFTVHEAEQVDDFYAAADDAKLDRKRNALDFLDAADDSGAGMTGYQSLISGTFYRHAVLDRVKLRNNLRAAGMSVEEAEEASVAAEAEFVNAFVDAFPEAKKNSTASTGSLPALVLAFEGGRPYNYAAAFQRPIDERPPRADDRGTKDDKGGEGPAGPAAVKRLLAHHVFVSDRRDDITSGRVLTYDPHIDELLTELKELGATKVTSIKGLTA; this comes from the coding sequence GTGACCACCGCCGCCTCCTTCACCGGCAGCCCCTTCCTCTCCCTGCACCTGCTGGAGACGCTCGTCGCCGTTCTCCCCGTGCGGGACGAGAACGGCTCCCCCAAGTCGATCGTCTACGGCGGCGCCGAACGGCACCTGATCACCAGCCAGGCCCGCCGCCGCGCCGAGAGGGTCCACGCCCGCGACCGGGCCAACGCGGGGGTCGGGGCTCTGGTCGGGCGCACCACCGGCACGCGTACCCGCGAGTGGGCGATGATCACCGCCCGGGCCCTGGTATCCGAGCACGGCTGGGACATGGCCGAGGCGGTCCCGACCGCCCGCGCGGTCATCGAGGCCACCGGGCTCAAGTTCGGCGACCCCGCAAAGAGGACCGTCGCCAATCTGACGAAGGTCCTCCTCTACGCCCCGTCCGACGCAGGCGTGCGCATCGCCGCCCACATCGCCGAGCAGGACGAGAAGATCCGGAGCTGGACGGCCTCCTACGTGGCAGCGCAGGCGGCCACCGCGAAGCCCAAGAGGGGCGCGAAGAAGGCCGCCGAGACCGCCGACCCGGGGATGACCGAACCGGCGGAAGGCTCGGCCGACGCGAAGTCCCTGCCGCCGTTGCCGGCCGAGACCCGGGCCGCCGTGCTGATCGCCCTGGCCCCCCGCGACGCCATCGACATCGCCCTCTACGGCCGCTTCCTCGCCGAGATCGCCGACTCCCCCAACGTGGACGGCGCCGTGCAGAGCAGCCATGCCTTCACCGTCCACGAGGCGGAGCAGGTCGACGACTTCTACGCGGCCGCGGACGACGCCAAGCTGGACCGCAAGCGCAACGCCCTGGACTTCCTGGACGCGGCCGACGACTCCGGGGCCGGCATGACCGGCTACCAGTCCCTGATCTCCGGCACCTTCTACCGCCACGCCGTGCTCGACCGCGTCAAGCTCCGCAACAACCTCCGGGCCGCCGGCATGAGCGTGGAGGAGGCGGAAGAGGCGTCCGTGGCCGCCGAGGCCGAGTTCGTCAACGCCTTCGTCGACGCCTTCCCCGAGGCGAAGAAGAACTCCACCGCCTCCACCGGCTCGCTTCCCGCCCTGGTCCTCGCGTTCGAGGGCGGGCGTCCGTACAACTACGCGGCGGCCTTCCAGCGCCCCATCGACGAAAGGCCGCCGCGCGCGGACGACAGGGGCACCAAGGACGACAAGGGCGGCGAAGGCCCGGCCGGGCCCGCGGCCGTGAAGCGACTGCTCGCCCACCACGTGTTCGTCAGCGACCGCCGCGACGACATCACGTCCGGTCGCGTCCTCACCTACGACCCGCACATCGACGAGCTGCTCACGGAGCTGAAGGAGCTCGGCGCGACGAAGGTGACATCCATCAAGGGGCTGACGGCGTGA
- the cas5e gene encoding type I-E CRISPR-associated protein Cas5/CasD codes for MHVLLVRLAAPLQSWGAVSRFSRRDTHSRPTKSAVIGLCAAALGRDRTAPIDDLAALAYGVRADHPGTPVRDYHSVGAGRYPLRPRDIITDHRRAAAVSASLDAATGDRFGHHELAGWYGAPKKIAADPVSGALVSGELSRSALITERWYLSDAAFVAGLQHADRAWLEEIAHALEHPKQLLWLGRKSCPPSGTLAAGILPGTLAEAFAAKQLLPDGEGPVSSGRRPWAWIQADPASPGASPVNDQPVSFDPAHRVHGTRWETRTRVAIAPTATEWDIIP; via the coding sequence ATGCACGTCCTGCTCGTCCGGCTCGCCGCTCCCCTGCAGTCCTGGGGGGCGGTGTCCCGCTTCTCCCGCCGGGACACCCACAGCCGGCCCACCAAGTCGGCGGTCATCGGACTGTGCGCCGCAGCCCTCGGCCGGGACCGCACCGCCCCCATCGACGATCTCGCCGCGCTCGCGTACGGGGTGCGCGCGGACCATCCCGGGACCCCCGTACGGGACTACCACTCCGTCGGAGCCGGCCGGTACCCGCTGCGCCCGCGCGACATCATCACCGACCACCGGCGCGCCGCCGCCGTCTCGGCGAGCCTGGACGCGGCCACCGGCGACCGCTTCGGCCACCACGAGCTGGCCGGGTGGTACGGAGCACCGAAGAAGATCGCCGCCGATCCCGTCTCCGGAGCCCTGGTCTCGGGGGAGCTCTCCCGTAGCGCGCTGATCACCGAGCGCTGGTACCTCTCGGACGCCGCGTTCGTGGCCGGGCTCCAGCACGCCGACCGGGCATGGCTGGAGGAGATCGCGCACGCCCTGGAGCACCCGAAGCAACTGCTCTGGCTGGGGCGCAAGTCCTGCCCGCCCTCCGGCACCCTGGCCGCCGGCATCCTGCCCGGCACGCTCGCGGAGGCGTTCGCCGCGAAGCAGCTGCTGCCCGACGGAGAGGGCCCGGTGTCGTCCGGGCGCCGCCCGTGGGCGTGGATCCAGGCGGACCCGGCCTCCCCAGGGGCCTCCCCCGTCAACGACCAGCCGGTCAGCTTCGACCCGGCACACCGGGTCCACGGCACGCGCTGGGAGACCCGTACCCGTGTCGCCATCGCCCCGACCGCCACCGAATGGGACATCATCCCGTGA
- a CDS encoding type I-E CRISPR-associated protein Cas6/Cse3/CasE: MTTPRTTAARFVATHSVLTMDARHPFVAKSLVDAQDMHRTVMSGFRGWVEDGDPTARAQMGVLSTWSVDLKAAALVLVVQSRVPGDWSRIPRAALTDKPHVITVDRTVKAGDVLGFRTVVNPTRSKPTGKPASEKTRGQRVPHSTPDHVKNWFVRRLQAEDEPATGEGGVARIGATADPAALGVRMLPTVSSPAPHKGLRIARAEIRGSLTVTDPETLVTALSNGLGHARAYSCGLILTR, from the coding sequence GTGACCACCCCACGCACCACGGCGGCCCGCTTCGTCGCCACGCACTCCGTCCTGACGATGGACGCCCGTCACCCGTTCGTCGCGAAGTCCCTCGTCGACGCCCAGGACATGCACCGCACCGTCATGAGCGGGTTCCGCGGCTGGGTCGAGGACGGCGACCCGACCGCCCGCGCACAGATGGGCGTCCTGTCCACGTGGTCGGTGGACCTCAAGGCGGCGGCCCTCGTCCTGGTCGTGCAGTCGCGGGTGCCGGGCGACTGGAGCCGAATCCCGCGCGCCGCGCTCACCGACAAGCCGCACGTCATCACCGTCGACCGCACGGTCAAGGCCGGGGACGTCCTCGGCTTCCGTACGGTCGTCAACCCGACCCGCAGCAAGCCGACGGGCAAGCCGGCCTCCGAGAAGACCCGCGGACAACGGGTCCCCCACAGCACCCCCGACCACGTCAAGAACTGGTTCGTGCGGCGCCTCCAGGCGGAGGACGAACCCGCGACGGGCGAGGGCGGGGTGGCCCGGATCGGCGCCACCGCCGACCCGGCGGCCCTCGGCGTCCGGATGCTGCCCACCGTTTCCAGTCCCGCGCCGCACAAGGGACTGCGCATCGCCCGCGCGGAGATCCGCGGTTCCCTGACGGTCACCGACCCGGAAACCCTGGTGACAGCCCTCTCCAACGGCCTCGGCCACGCCCGCGCCTACAGCTGCGGGCTGATCCTGACGCGCTGA